One window of Marinobacterium aestuarii genomic DNA carries:
- a CDS encoding ABC transporter substrate-binding protein: MEKFRLSSALGLAAGALMLVSGTVYATDSYVDVGKQEPITILINSSPWYRGFEAVVELYEEQTGNRVSLEVTPFNGMLEKARAAVRSPGTSPLDLVNIDSPWTIEFYEGGFLTPLTDIDPAFEVPDEVYAYDDSGCWDQGKRFRTCDSGTLMGYSPNGNIQLQFYRGDVFKEKGLSPARTFDEVLKNCEALHNPSDTYGYLQVGQRGGGVTYSFMPYLLSYGGNLVADPLNGDYSVILNSPAAQQALDKFIEVSQKCGPENYGIIGQGDLIQLLQTGKGLQAHAVVAAFPNFDDPRKSAVVDKIESSVLPSASMDASPGVGIANWVFGIPHNASDSGKKGALAFSKWFLTYEAQYAYAEAGAIPVRRDVYASDLKLQREFRWMDTYQDAIEHGKQIYGYAEGAAVVDVLELKLNQALIGELSSAAALNAAAEEMHKLFVRSGRKTGTLTPLSE; encoded by the coding sequence ATGGAAAAATTTCGTCTTTCATCCGCACTCGGTCTCGCTGCCGGCGCACTCATGCTGGTAAGCGGCACCGTATATGCGACAGACAGCTACGTTGATGTTGGAAAACAAGAACCCATCACGATCCTGATAAATTCATCCCCCTGGTACCGGGGATTCGAGGCTGTGGTGGAGCTCTACGAAGAGCAGACAGGGAACAGGGTCAGTCTGGAAGTGACGCCTTTTAACGGCATGCTTGAGAAAGCCCGTGCCGCTGTGCGCAGCCCCGGAACGAGCCCTCTTGACCTTGTGAATATCGACAGCCCATGGACGATTGAATTCTACGAAGGTGGCTTTCTCACGCCCCTGACGGATATCGATCCTGCCTTTGAAGTGCCGGACGAAGTCTACGCCTACGATGACAGTGGTTGCTGGGACCAAGGTAAAAGGTTTCGGACCTGTGACTCGGGCACGTTGATGGGGTACTCACCTAACGGAAATATTCAACTGCAATTCTACCGAGGGGATGTATTCAAGGAAAAAGGCCTGTCGCCTGCCAGGACGTTTGATGAGGTATTGAAAAATTGCGAGGCCCTGCATAATCCGTCCGATACATACGGCTATTTGCAGGTTGGGCAGCGTGGTGGAGGTGTCACTTATTCCTTCATGCCTTACCTACTTAGTTATGGCGGCAATCTCGTGGCAGATCCACTGAATGGTGATTACAGTGTGATCTTGAACTCACCGGCCGCACAGCAGGCGCTGGACAAATTTATTGAAGTCAGCCAGAAGTGTGGCCCGGAGAATTACGGCATCATTGGTCAGGGTGACTTGATCCAGCTACTGCAAACCGGCAAAGGTTTGCAGGCCCATGCTGTTGTTGCTGCATTTCCAAACTTCGATGATCCACGCAAGTCTGCGGTCGTGGACAAGATCGAGTCCAGTGTATTGCCGAGCGCCTCGATGGACGCAAGTCCCGGTGTGGGAATCGCGAACTGGGTGTTTGGCATCCCCCATAACGCATCCGATAGTGGCAAGAAAGGAGCCTTAGCTTTCTCAAAGTGGTTTCTGACCTATGAAGCGCAGTACGCCTATGCTGAAGCCGGTGCGATACCTGTCCGGCGGGACGTGTACGCAAGCGATCTGAAACTGCAGCGGGAGTTTCGCTGGATGGATACCTACCAGGACGCGATTGAGCACGGCAAGCAGATATACGGTTATGCCGAAGGCGCGGCTGTCGTCGATGTGCTCGAGCTCAAGCTAAATCAAGCGCTTATTGGAGAGCTTTCGTCCGCTGCCGCTTTGAATGCCGCTGCCGAAGAAATGCATAAGCTTTTTGTCAGAAGTGGCCGTAAAACCGGTACGTTAACCCCTCTATCTGAATAG
- a CDS encoding LysR family transcriptional regulator, with amino-acid sequence MDRRIHAFLAVARSGNLTQAAESIALSQPALTKTIRMLEHEFGGQLFERSRRGMKLTAVGEALLKHAENIELQYRLAHEKTRAVRDGEVSKFSIAAGVVYHSDVALQLIERLAQEFPMTKLRLSFEGPNSALPKLLDGEVDLFLGALIGGAPEGIKSLWLMKIEECAYCSRNHPLANAETIAIADLVDCQWIIPSRTPELNMRLQDFYASHSLPPPNISIEIDAISGVCNVASRSQHLTLLPQVLERDAAKYDLVRLKQLPPIWQFSSGALFRESSESYRIVQRILALIPTLLS; translated from the coding sequence ATGGACCGCAGAATTCATGCGTTTCTCGCGGTTGCCCGGTCCGGGAATCTAACCCAGGCGGCTGAAAGCATTGCCCTTTCACAGCCGGCCCTGACAAAGACCATTCGAATGCTGGAGCATGAATTCGGAGGTCAGCTGTTTGAGCGCTCCAGGCGCGGCATGAAGCTGACGGCAGTGGGGGAAGCCCTGCTCAAACACGCCGAAAACATAGAGCTGCAATACCGACTCGCCCACGAGAAGACCAGGGCCGTCCGGGATGGTGAGGTTTCGAAATTCAGTATCGCAGCCGGCGTTGTCTATCATTCGGACGTTGCGTTGCAGCTCATCGAGCGCCTCGCCCAGGAGTTCCCGATGACAAAGCTCAGATTGAGCTTTGAAGGCCCGAACTCCGCGCTTCCAAAGTTGCTGGACGGCGAGGTAGACCTCTTTCTGGGGGCCCTTATTGGCGGCGCTCCAGAGGGGATAAAGAGCTTATGGCTGATGAAAATTGAAGAATGTGCATATTGCTCCCGCAACCATCCGCTCGCCAACGCCGAAACAATTGCAATCGCTGATTTGGTTGACTGCCAGTGGATAATCCCAAGTCGTACGCCAGAGCTGAACATGAGATTGCAGGATTTTTATGCCAGTCATTCGCTGCCGCCGCCCAATATCAGCATCGAGATCGATGCAATCAGCGGTGTTTGTAATGTGGCAAGCCGATCGCAACACCTGACCCTGCTGCCGCAAGTGCTGGAACGGGACGCGGCAAAATATGACCTGGTCCGGCTAAAGCAGCTGCCGCCGATATGGCAATTCAGTTCCGGGGCCCTGTTCCGTGAGTCGTCGGAGTCGTACAGGATCGTTCAGCGGATACTGGCATTGATCCCGACCCTGCTCAGCTGA